A genomic region of Oscillatoria sp. FACHB-1406 contains the following coding sequences:
- a CDS encoding ABC transporter permease has protein sequence MSDNNVLETRETQPIVPSPTEELIPPNSGQPQQWFGIAVLLGPPGLWLLLLLVLPTLVILELSLVPGIRPGDVVNPSGLENYFQVFDPINLRVLTRSLFFATGATILCLLLGFPVAYWIAIVVGKRWRNLLLLGFILPLWTSSLLRSYAWITILRPTGVLNTALTFIGLPALDLLNRSPAVFIGMAYSYLPYMVLILYASLEKLDRQLLEASADLGANPWETFWKVTIPQTFPGIAAGSLLVFITGLGDFVDPELLGGASSMTVSRLIYNQFLGASRNWGFGSAASAILIFAVSIAIALLLKYGDKNATTSA, from the coding sequence ATGTCCGATAACAACGTCCTAGAAACCCGAGAAACCCAACCGATAGTTCCTTCCCCAACCGAAGAACTTATCCCCCCCAATTCCGGACAACCGCAGCAGTGGTTTGGAATTGCCGTGTTGCTCGGTCCGCCGGGATTGTGGCTGCTTCTATTATTAGTATTGCCAACGTTGGTGATTCTAGAATTAAGTTTAGTTCCCGGAATTCGTCCGGGAGATGTTGTTAATCCCAGCGGTTTAGAGAACTATTTTCAAGTCTTCGATCCGATTAATTTGCGGGTGTTGACGCGATCGCTCTTTTTCGCAACCGGCGCAACAATTCTATGCCTTTTGCTCGGTTTTCCCGTCGCTTATTGGATTGCAATCGTGGTCGGTAAGCGCTGGCGCAATCTCCTATTGCTGGGGTTTATTCTTCCCCTTTGGACTTCTTCGCTACTGCGCTCTTATGCTTGGATTACCATCCTACGACCGACGGGCGTTCTCAATACAGCCTTAACGTTTATCGGTTTGCCCGCACTGGATTTATTGAACCGATCGCCTGCCGTTTTTATCGGTATGGCTTACAGTTATTTGCCTTACATGGTACTGATTCTCTATGCGTCTTTAGAAAAACTCGATCGCCAACTGTTGGAAGCATCGGCGGATTTAGGGGCGAATCCTTGGGAAACCTTCTGGAAAGTTACAATTCCCCAAACTTTTCCTGGAATTGCAGCCGGTTCGCTTTTAGTTTTTATCACGGGCTTAGGCGATTTTGTCGATCCGGAACTCCTCGGCGGCGCGTCTAGTATGACGGTTTCTCGTTTGATTTACAATCAGTTTTTGGGTGCGTCGCGGAATTGGGGATTTGGTTCGGCGGCGAGTGCGATTTTGATTTTTGCTGTTAGTATTGCGATCGCGCTCCTGCTTAAATACGGCGATAAAAATGCCACCACTTCAGCGTAA
- a CDS encoding thioredoxin family protein: MVLTPSTMLSLATPAPDFQLPDAVSGEMISRDRFLGKKALLIAFICRHCPFVKHIQEQLSSLGKDYADSGLGIVAISANDAATHPEDAPEKLKEMAETLGFNFPFCYDETQAVAKAYTAACTPDFFLFDSQHQLVYRGQLDDSRPGNQIPVTGKDLRDAIDRALNNLPPITEQKPSIGCNIKWKPGNEPDYFKS, translated from the coding sequence ATGGTACTGACTCCTTCTACAATGTTATCCCTGGCTACGCCTGCACCGGATTTTCAGCTACCGGATGCCGTATCGGGCGAAATGATTTCTCGCGATCGCTTCCTCGGCAAAAAAGCCTTATTAATCGCATTTATCTGTCGCCATTGCCCCTTTGTAAAACACATTCAAGAACAATTGTCAAGCTTAGGAAAAGATTATGCAGACAGCGGCTTAGGAATTGTCGCCATTAGCGCCAACGATGCAGCCACCCATCCCGAAGATGCACCAGAAAAGTTAAAAGAAATGGCAGAAACATTAGGCTTTAACTTTCCGTTTTGCTACGACGAAACGCAAGCCGTTGCAAAAGCTTATACTGCCGCTTGTACGCCGGACTTTTTCTTATTCGACAGCCAACATCAACTGGTGTATCGCGGGCAGTTAGATGACAGTCGTCCGGGAAATCAAATTCCCGTTACGGGTAAAGATTTGCGAGATGCAATTGACCGCGCCCTCAACAATCTTCCCCCCATTACCGAGCAAAAACCGAGCATCGGCTGCAATATTAAATGGAAACCGGGCAACGAGCCGGATTATTTCAAATCTTAG
- a CDS encoding NfeD family protein: MLYTLCALIGGAFVLLAAVGGIDGPDFDFDFDTDLDFPPHSPTEESLFDRPRPRKPFWLPFFSLKFWTFGVCFFGLTGIVLSRIPSNLSPVAIAAISAIMGIFLGTFVALVLQHLRRHQANSLIRPNDLIGLPGVVEIPVARDRKGKIRVSVKGSNLDLIALTESDRNFERGEKVYIVGSENHKVWVVEPEILESNP; the protein is encoded by the coding sequence ATGCTCTATACTCTCTGTGCGCTTATTGGCGGTGCCTTTGTCCTCCTCGCTGCCGTTGGCGGTATCGACGGGCCGGATTTTGACTTTGACTTTGACACCGATTTAGACTTTCCGCCCCACTCCCCCACAGAGGAATCTCTTTTCGATCGCCCGCGCCCCCGAAAACCCTTTTGGCTGCCTTTCTTCAGTCTGAAGTTTTGGACGTTTGGAGTCTGTTTCTTTGGGCTAACAGGGATAGTTCTATCGCGCATTCCCTCAAATTTATCGCCCGTTGCGATCGCGGCAATTTCTGCCATTATGGGCATCTTTTTAGGCACGTTCGTTGCCTTAGTATTGCAACATTTACGCCGTCACCAAGCTAACAGTTTAATTCGCCCGAACGACTTAATCGGACTTCCAGGCGTTGTCGAAATTCCTGTCGCTCGCGATCGCAAGGGGAAAATCCGAGTTAGCGTTAAAGGCTCGAATCTTGATTTAATCGCCTTAACGGAAAGCGATCGCAACTTCGAGCGCGGCGAAAAGGTCTACATTGTCGGCAGCGAAAACCATAAAGTTTGGGTCGTAGAACCAGAAATATTAGAGAGTAATCCCTAA
- a CDS encoding SPFH domain-containing protein, with protein MNYSKVTIPTTSENTALVASVPVSPNSPAKAQPQVLKAQLFSLGSLGLALIGVIVLVWFIKSFLCICKPNEVLILSGRKRKTDEGKEVGYRVIFGGRAIRIPIVETIKRMDLTIMPVPVEVRNAYSKGGTPLNIQAIANVKISSNPHVVGNAIERFLDRGRSELTRVAQETLEGNLRGVVATLTPEELNEDRLRFAEQIAKDVERDLAKLGLQLDTLKIQSVSDDVDYLSSIGRKQIAAIVRDAEIAEAEALGEAERIEADCQRQSEVAKTQAQTAIQQKQNLLRKIKAELEQQARSEEERTTAAAKEARARAEQLLQTVRAELERLRLEADTVLPADARRQAQELQARGTASTLAENARAAAIANTMLSEVWQEIGADASELFLIQQIENVLRQAARVPERLKLENVNVIDTGDGKSIASLMKAYPEIVRQFLAQVDQTLGIKVAGTLGATHSNSSTTTIPSKLISTSHSTRVEGDGTME; from the coding sequence ATGAATTATTCCAAAGTCACTATCCCGACAACCTCAGAAAATACCGCTTTAGTCGCCAGCGTTCCGGTTAGCCCCAACTCTCCAGCAAAAGCCCAGCCGCAAGTGCTGAAAGCGCAACTCTTCTCGCTCGGTTCCTTGGGCTTAGCCCTCATTGGAGTTATCGTTCTCGTTTGGTTTATTAAAAGTTTTCTCTGTATTTGTAAGCCCAACGAAGTCTTAATTTTATCGGGACGCAAGCGGAAAACAGACGAAGGAAAAGAAGTCGGTTATCGCGTTATTTTTGGCGGACGAGCGATTCGCATTCCCATTGTTGAAACCATTAAACGGATGGATTTAACGATTATGCCGGTTCCAGTTGAAGTGCGTAATGCTTATTCTAAAGGGGGAACACCGCTGAATATTCAAGCGATTGCTAATGTTAAAATATCGAGCAATCCTCATGTTGTGGGTAACGCGATCGAACGCTTTCTCGATCGCGGGCGTTCCGAACTAACTCGCGTCGCCCAAGAAACCCTAGAAGGCAACCTGCGCGGCGTTGTCGCCACCCTCACTCCCGAAGAACTCAACGAAGATCGCTTGCGCTTCGCCGAACAAATTGCCAAAGATGTCGAACGCGATCTCGCCAAACTGGGACTGCAACTCGACACGCTCAAAATTCAGAGCGTTTCCGATGATGTCGATTATCTCAGTTCCATCGGTCGCAAACAAATCGCCGCGATTGTACGCGATGCTGAAATTGCTGAGGCGGAAGCCCTTGGGGAAGCCGAACGCATCGAAGCCGACTGCCAGCGTCAGTCTGAAGTTGCGAAGACTCAAGCACAGACAGCGATTCAACAAAAACAAAACCTGCTGCGTAAAATTAAAGCCGAACTGGAACAGCAGGCGCGTTCCGAAGAAGAACGAACTACCGCCGCCGCCAAAGAAGCGCGCGCCCGCGCCGAACAATTGTTGCAAACCGTGCGCGCCGAACTCGAACGCTTGCGTTTAGAAGCCGATACGGTTTTGCCTGCCGATGCGCGACGACAAGCGCAGGAGTTGCAAGCTAGAGGGACAGCTTCTACGCTGGCGGAAAATGCCCGCGCCGCTGCGATCGCGAATACCATGCTTTCGGAAGTTTGGCAAGAGATTGGAGCCGACGCATCCGAATTATTCTTGATTCAACAAATAGAAAATGTTCTGCGTCAAGCTGCTCGCGTTCCCGAACGTCTTAAACTCGAAAATGTGAATGTTATTGACACGGGCGACGGCAAATCGATCGCGAGTTTAATGAAAGCTTACCCCGAAATCGTGCGTCAGTTTCTTGCTCAAGTTGACCAAACTTTGGGCATTAAAGTTGCTGGAACTTTGGGTGCAACCCATTCAAACTCTAGCACGACAACGATCCCCTCAAAACTCATTTCTACGAGCCACAGCACGAGAGTCGAAGGAGATGGGACGATGGAGTGA
- a CDS encoding SPFH domain-containing protein — translation MEILVALLSLIGLGSGATLFVIRNLYYICQPSEVLIFAGSPTRTSDDRKVGYRLVKGGSSIRVPLLEQAFRMDLTNIIIELKVANAYSKGGIPLTVEGVANIKIAGEEPTIHNAIERLLGKTRQEIEQFAKETLEGNLRGVLASLTPEQVNEDKIAFAHSLLEEAEDDLEKLGLILDNLQIKNISDEVGYLDSLGRKQQADLIRDARIAEAQAKAESAIQTAENQKITALRRIERDIEISKAEAERRIQDALTKRVAMVTEAEAEIAAEVVRTQADVAVQNERIKQVQQQLQADVVAPAEAECKRAIAQAKGEASRIIEDGKAQAEGIKSLAESWQAAGTNARDIFLFQKLDVLMKILAESVPEVEVQNVTVIDTTTGNTAVNLASFLEQLRQTTGMDVPKLVRHLSGDKPDR, via the coding sequence ATGGAAATTCTTGTAGCACTTCTCAGTCTTATCGGTCTTGGTTCGGGCGCAACATTATTTGTGATTCGCAACCTTTATTATATTTGTCAGCCCAGCGAAGTTTTGATTTTTGCAGGTTCGCCAACGCGGACTTCCGACGATCGCAAAGTTGGCTATCGGTTAGTCAAAGGCGGCAGCAGCATTCGCGTACCGCTCCTAGAACAAGCCTTCCGCATGGATTTGACCAATATCATCATCGAATTAAAAGTAGCGAATGCTTATTCAAAAGGCGGTATTCCGCTAACGGTGGAAGGCGTAGCGAATATTAAGATCGCTGGCGAAGAGCCGACGATTCACAACGCGATCGAACGTTTGCTCGGAAAAACTCGCCAAGAAATCGAGCAATTTGCAAAGGAAACCTTAGAAGGAAATTTACGCGGTGTTTTAGCGAGCTTAACCCCAGAACAAGTCAATGAAGATAAAATTGCTTTTGCTCATAGTTTGCTCGAAGAAGCAGAAGACGATCTAGAAAAATTGGGATTAATTCTTGACAACTTACAGATCAAAAATATTTCCGATGAGGTGGGATATTTAGATTCTTTGGGGCGCAAGCAACAAGCGGATTTGATTCGAGATGCGCGCATTGCTGAAGCACAAGCAAAGGCGGAATCGGCGATTCAAACCGCAGAAAATCAAAAAATCACGGCATTGCGGCGCATCGAACGCGATATCGAAATTTCTAAGGCTGAAGCGGAACGGCGGATTCAAGATGCGCTGACAAAGCGGGTGGCAATGGTAACGGAAGCAGAAGCAGAAATTGCCGCCGAAGTGGTGCGAACGCAGGCAGATGTCGCCGTGCAAAACGAACGAATCAAGCAAGTCCAGCAGCAATTGCAAGCGGATGTGGTTGCGCCTGCGGAGGCGGAATGCAAGCGCGCGATCGCGCAGGCAAAGGGAGAAGCTTCGCGTATCATTGAAGATGGCAAGGCTCAAGCCGAAGGGATTAAGAGCTTAGCGGAATCTTGGCAAGCAGCGGGAACAAATGCACGCGACATTTTCTTGTTCCAAAAACTGGATGTTTTGATGAAGATTCTGGCTGAATCCGTGCCGGAAGTGGAAGTCCAAAATGTTACCGTAATCGATACAACCACCGGAAATACCGCCGTTAATTTGGCTTCTTTCCTGGAACAATTGCGCCAGACGACGGGGATGGACGTACCGAAATTAGTGCGCCATCTTTCGGGCGATAAGCCAGATCGGTAA